One window of the Rhipicephalus sanguineus isolate Rsan-2018 chromosome 4, BIME_Rsan_1.4, whole genome shotgun sequence genome contains the following:
- the LOC119389588 gene encoding glutathione S-transferase C-terminal domain-containing protein homolog translates to MAIEHLVMLSGRNDDRSLLRVPQNTLVALFTFAYCEIEGLRVVLVPRDSASDDGGCNDEPLFDLPYSILPKLKCIESKDDSPTPQELLDCEPPAVYLPDKTTATCIGGLAGVLRWALGQLGSRTRDLEYKALLGFRGGCLAACSESSLWTRFCELDVQRAIPKLRTRCSAGSGLESPPLRLPEELLLLEAHMRQPVKTHNVQRKQQQVFRASRREGGDGSPAERKPIDGKLPELEHRFVEGFDQTLADVVLFPVLHLIFTELAAVTSKGAISERLPLTAKWYHTMSAQAQTLLALEALELKRIEQVERVEGSSMFIEESQLPKDSLYSSHPERTKPRIRHKNPESIINTLREACITPDLKPNPGEDSLPLPWEEFPEKVHPLGGGLPKTRVLRKCQQIENLVVLALQHAFDGCTIVDFCSGGGHVGIVLAYLLPECRVMMIENKEESMLRARERVKSLGLRNVVFYQCNMDYYVGDFDLGISLHACGVATDLVLQKCIERNAAFVSCPCCYGAMKATDRISYPLSRAFRDTGISKEDYTLLCHYADRTERDTPTCQQGHYCMALVDRDRAMGAAESGYEVIVTQMIPHDCSPKGLVLVGKRTSKVC, encoded by the coding sequence ATGGCTATCGAGCACCTCGTAATGCTCAGCGGCAGGAACGACGACAGATCGTTACTACGTGTACCGCAGAACACACTCGTGGCTCTTTTCACGTTCGCCTACTGCGAGATAGAAGGCCTGCGTGTCGTTCTGGTGCCACGCGACTCCGCCAGCGACGACGGTGGTTGTAACGACGAGCCACTCTTCGATTTGCCTTACAGCATTCTTCCAAAACTCAAATGCATCGAGTCGAAAGACGATTCGCCTACGCCCCAAGAACTACTCGACTGCGAACCTCCAGCAGTCTATCTACCCGACAAGACGACCGCGACTTGTATCGGCGGACTCGCGGGGGTTCTCCGATGGGCGCTGGGTCAGTTGGGGAGTCGAACCCGGGACCTCGAGTACAAGGCGCTGCTGGGATTCCGCGGCGGCTGCCTCGCAGCCTGCTCCGAGTCTTCGCTCTGGACTCGCTTCTGCGAACTGGACGTACAGAGGGCCATTCCGAAGCTCCGGACGCGCTGCTCCGCTGGTAGCGGGTTGGAATCCCCGCCTCTGAGGCTTCCCGAGGAGCTTCTCCTCCTGGAGGCCCACATGCGACAGCCCGTGAAAACGCACAACGTCCAGAGGAAGCAGCAGCAAGTGTTTCGGGCGTCGCGTCGCGAAGGTGGAGACGGCTCGCCCGCAGAGCGTAAGCCGATTGACGGAAAACTGCCCGAACTGGAACACCGATTCGTCGAAGGTTTTGACCAGACGTTGGCCGACGTAGTGCTTTTTCCCGTCCTTCATCTCATATTCACCGAACTAGCCGCGGTTACGAGTAAGGGGGCAATATCCGAAAGGCTGCCCCTCACTGCCAAGTGGTACCACACGATGTCTGCTCAGGCGCAAACTCTCCTTGCATTAGAAGCCCTGGAACTGAAGCGCATCGAACAGGTCGAGCGAGTTGAGGGCAGCAGCATGTTCATAGAAGAGTCTCAGCTCCCGAAGGACAGCCTCTACTCATCTCATCCGGAACGCACAAAGCCTCGGATCCGGCACAAGAACCCGGAGTCCATCATTAACACGCTCAGGGAGGCCTGCATAACGCCAGACTTGAAACCAAACCCCGGGGAAGACTCCCTTCCGCTACCCTGGGAGGAGTTTCCGGAGAAAGTGCATCCCCTCGGAGGAGGTCTTCCAAAAACCAGGGTCCTGCGCAAGTGTCAGCAGATCGAGAACCTCGTTGTTTTAGCTCTTCAACACGCCTTCGATGGCTGCACGATTGTTGACTTCTGCTCCGGAGGAGGCCATGTGGGCATCGTCCTGGCTTACTTGCTACCGGAATGTCGGGTCATGATGATCGAAAACAAGGAAGAGTCGATGCTTCGTGCCCGGGAGAGGGTCAAGTCCTTAGGCCTGCGAAATGTCGTGTTTTATCAGTGCAACATGGACTACTACGTGGGTGATTTTGACCTGGGCATCTCTCTGCATGCTTGCGGCGTTGCCACGGACTTGGTTTTGCAGAAGTGCATCGAACGCAATGCAGCATTCGTGTCGTGCCCCTGTTGCTATGGTGCCATGAAGGCAACAGACAGAATCAGCTATCCTCTAAGTCGTGCCTTTAGAGATACAGGGATCTCCAAAGAGGACTACACGCTGCTGTGCCACTACGCCGACCGGACTGAGCGTGACACGCCTACGTGCCAGCAGGGCCATTATTGCATGGCTCTGGTGGACAGAGACCGGGCCATGGGGGCAGCCGAGAGCGGCTACGAAGTAATTGTGACGCAGATGATACCGCACGATTGCTCGCCCAAGGGACTCGTGTTGGTCGGCAAACGGACGTCTAAAGTGTGTTGA